In Clostridium sporogenes, one genomic interval encodes:
- a CDS encoding GAF domain-containing sensor histidine kinase — MKENRKIKWKSNDDCCEKSKIFIEILSNISSKLVNINLRKEYLIEECLEELGKKTNSCRAYIFLFRNNLAYMDNIYEWCAKGISSEKNNLQDLKTSLFPWWMNELKNNKIIIIENVEKMTAEIEKEILSEQGIKSLIVLPICYKDNLVGYVGLDNNFENKSWNKDTQFLLKLISEMLSGALARLDHEKELEYAAKKLIKNEKNIHSLKAQLIQQEEMFKLSQSKELSKPIGLSKEDFNEIINYVLDILSFDIMIFDEIHLNLSENLPSILCNKIEISQVIMNILKNAIYEMNKKVEFLGKNKETNTNILKIETYSEDNFLVCEISDNGMGFSDEITPKLFEPFFTTKPFGLGTGLGLSLAYDIITHKHNGQIIASESEWKGAKFTIKLCYK; from the coding sequence ATGAAAGAGAATAGAAAAATCAAGTGGAAATCTAATGATGACTGTTGTGAAAAATCTAAAATTTTCATAGAAATACTTTCAAATATTTCATCTAAACTTGTAAATATTAACTTGCGTAAAGAATATTTAATTGAGGAATGTTTAGAAGAACTGGGTAAAAAAACTAATTCCTGTAGAGCTTATATATTTTTATTCAGAAATAACTTAGCGTACATGGATAATATTTATGAATGGTGCGCTAAAGGAATTAGCTCTGAAAAAAATAATCTTCAAGATTTAAAAACTTCATTATTTCCTTGGTGGATGAATGAATTAAAAAATAATAAAATTATTATTATTGAAAATGTAGAAAAGATGACTGCAGAGATAGAAAAAGAAATTCTTTCAGAACAAGGAATAAAATCTCTTATTGTTTTACCTATATGCTACAAAGATAATTTAGTAGGATATGTAGGATTAGACAATAACTTTGAAAATAAAAGTTGGAATAAAGATACTCAATTTTTATTAAAACTAATTTCAGAAATGCTTTCTGGGGCTTTGGCAAGATTAGACCATGAAAAAGAACTTGAATATGCTGCTAAAAAGCTAATAAAAAATGAAAAAAATATTCACAGTTTAAAAGCTCAACTTATTCAGCAAGAAGAAATGTTTAAACTTAGTCAAAGCAAAGAACTATCAAAGCCAATAGGTTTAAGTAAAGAAGATTTTAATGAAATAATAAATTATGTACTAGATATATTAAGTTTTGATATAATGATTTTTGATGAAATCCATTTAAATCTTTCAGAAAACTTACCTTCTATACTATGTAATAAAATAGAAATTAGTCAAGTTATTATGAATATACTTAAAAATGCTATCTATGAAATGAATAAAAAAGTAGAATTTTTAGGTAAAAATAAAGAAACTAATACTAATATCTTAAAAATAGAAACCTATAGTGAAGATAATTTTTTAGTTTGTGAAATATCCGATAATGGTATGGGATTTTCTGATGAAATTACACCAAAACTATTTGAACCTTTTTTTACAACAAAGCCCTTTGGACTGGGAACCGGTCTAGGATTATCCTTAGCCTATGATATTATTACCCATAAACACAATGGTCAAATAATAGCTAGTGAAAGTGAATGGAAAGGTGCTAAGTTTACTATAAAGTTATGTTATAAATAA
- a CDS encoding ribonucleoside-diphosphate reductase subunit alpha — protein MNIKIKKRNGQYEPLQVEKTKKMVKLACEGIEGCDPLELELDSRIQFRDGMTTKEIQRTLIQTAIEKVIQNSKDNNGNNIKKTNANWQYVAARLLCFDLYKEAKISRHYNSFGYGDYYELVKKIVKMKLYGEYLIENYSDEDIKELSKYIVPERDELFNYEGLKLLNDRYLIKGHNGEVLELPQERFMTIAMHLAIPEGDKKVFYAKKFYDLLSELKVTVATPTLGNAGTPFYQLSSCFISTVGDNLWSIYDVNQKFAQVSKHGGALGIYMGKIRALNSEIRGHKNASGGVVPWIRLYNDTAVAVDQLGKRKGGASITLDIWHKDIFDFLDLKTNNGDDRRKAHDIFPSVSIPDLFMERLEKREQWSLFDPYMVEKIMDYKLEDYFDDVDCKEFTKRYLECEKNINIPRDTVPTLDIMKKLMKSAVETGTPFIFFRDTVNIANPNKHKGMIYSSNLCHEIAQNMGESELVEEEIIDENGYSEVVQRIKAGDMVTCNLNSINLSKVEKEDFSKCIPLQIRMLDNVISLNKLPVKETRVTSDKYRAIGLGTSGYHHFLANNKIRWESDEHIKVADEIYEEIAYTAIKASMELAKEKGSYPAFKGSEWETGKYFERRGYNSERWQQLQSDIKKYGMRNGYITAVAPTGSTSNIANTTAGIDPVFKKFFMEEKKGSFTPKTAPDLNEENFWYYQEAHTIDQQWSIKACAARQKHIDQAQSFNLYITPEIKAKEILNMYMESWKQGVKTIYYVRNKSLEMDECTSCSS, from the coding sequence ATGAATATTAAAATAAAAAAGAGAAATGGACAATATGAACCACTACAAGTAGAAAAAACGAAGAAAATGGTTAAGTTAGCCTGCGAGGGCATAGAAGGCTGTGATCCTCTTGAATTAGAATTGGATTCTAGAATTCAATTTAGAGATGGTATGACTACTAAGGAAATTCAAAGAACTTTGATACAAACTGCTATCGAAAAGGTTATTCAAAATAGTAAAGATAACAATGGAAATAATATAAAAAAAACTAATGCTAATTGGCAGTATGTTGCTGCAAGGCTTTTATGCTTTGATTTATACAAGGAAGCTAAAATCAGCCGACACTATAATAGCTTTGGTTATGGTGATTATTATGAATTAGTAAAAAAGATAGTTAAAATGAAACTTTATGGAGAATATTTAATTGAAAATTATTCTGATGAAGATATCAAGGAATTATCAAAGTACATAGTGCCAGAAAGAGATGAACTATTTAATTATGAAGGATTAAAACTATTAAATGATAGATATTTAATTAAAGGACATAATGGAGAAGTATTAGAGCTACCTCAAGAACGTTTTATGACTATAGCTATGCATTTAGCTATTCCTGAAGGAGATAAAAAGGTTTTTTATGCAAAAAAGTTTTATGATCTTTTAAGTGAGCTAAAAGTTACAGTGGCAACTCCTACATTAGGAAATGCAGGTACTCCTTTTTATCAGTTAAGTAGCTGTTTTATTTCCACTGTAGGAGATAATTTATGGTCAATTTATGATGTTAATCAAAAGTTTGCACAGGTTTCAAAACATGGTGGAGCACTAGGCATTTATATGGGAAAAATAAGAGCTTTAAATAGTGAAATAAGAGGACACAAAAATGCATCTGGTGGAGTTGTGCCTTGGATAAGGCTTTATAATGATACAGCTGTAGCTGTAGATCAGCTTGGCAAGAGAAAAGGAGGAGCATCTATAACTTTAGATATATGGCATAAAGATATATTTGATTTTTTAGACCTCAAAACTAATAATGGAGATGATAGAAGAAAGGCTCATGATATTTTCCCTTCTGTAAGTATCCCAGATTTATTTATGGAAAGATTAGAAAAAAGAGAACAGTGGTCCTTATTTGATCCTTATATGGTAGAGAAGATAATGGATTATAAGCTTGAGGATTACTTTGATGATGTGGATTGTAAAGAATTTACAAAAAGGTATTTAGAATGTGAAAAAAACATTAATATCCCAAGGGACACAGTACCAACCCTTGACATTATGAAAAAATTAATGAAAAGTGCAGTAGAAACAGGAACTCCTTTTATTTTCTTTAGGGATACTGTAAATATAGCGAATCCTAATAAGCACAAAGGTATGATATATTCATCCAATCTTTGTCATGAAATAGCTCAAAATATGGGTGAAAGTGAACTTGTAGAAGAAGAAATAATTGATGAAAATGGTTATTCAGAGGTTGTTCAAAGAATTAAGGCTGGAGATATGGTAACCTGCAACCTTAACTCAATAAACCTTAGCAAAGTAGAAAAAGAAGATTTTAGTAAGTGTATCCCTCTTCAAATAAGGATGCTAGATAATGTTATATCTCTTAATAAGCTTCCTGTTAAAGAGACAAGAGTTACCAGTGACAAGTATAGAGCTATTGGTTTAGGAACAAGTGGATATCATCACTTCCTTGCAAATAACAAGATAAGATGGGAAAGTGATGAGCATATTAAAGTAGCAGATGAAATCTATGAAGAAATAGCCTATACGGCTATAAAGGCTTCTATGGAATTAGCTAAGGAGAAGGGCAGTTATCCAGCCTTTAAAGGCTCAGAGTGGGAAACAGGAAAGTATTTCGAAAGAAGAGGTTATAATTCTGAAAGATGGCAACAACTTCAAAGTGATATCAAAAAATATGGTATGAGAAATGGCTATATTACAGCTGTTGCTCCTACAGGTAGTACTTCTAATATAGCTAATACAACTGCAGGAATAGATCCTGTATTTAAGAAGTTTTTTATGGAAGAAAAGAAGGGTAGCTTTACACCAAAAACAGCACCAGATTTAAATGAAGAAAATTTTTGGTATTACCAAGAAGCTCATACTATAGACCAGCAATGGAGTATTAAGGCTTGTGCTGCGAGACAAAAACATATAGATCAGGCTCAATCCTTTAATTTATATATAACTCCAGAAATAAAAGCTAAAGAAATTCTTAATATGTATATGGAATCTTGGAAACAAGGAGTTAAAACCATATATTATGTAAGAAATAAATCTTTAGAAATGGATGAATGTACAAGTTGCTCAAGTTAG
- a CDS encoding TraX family protein has translation MKEKGLTGFQLKLIGLFLMIFDHIHEMFGFINNIPVAFNWVGRIVAPIFIFMTVQGFIHTRNRKKYATRLYIGSVLMNLGNFFIPKYFQRTDSFGLMNNIFTTLFVIVIYLSIIEYLGKAIKEKNTLGIVKGIGLFILPIAIGFIIIMNITAPGMMYIVFLIPTPLFVEGGPIFILLGIIIYLFREKKKILVIVYSILSIIIMLAGGDITIQGLLFKNYQWMMIFAAPLFYLYNGKKGKGAKYLFYVFYPAHIYIFYIISVYMMKK, from the coding sequence ATGAAAGAAAAAGGACTTACAGGATTTCAGTTAAAGCTAATAGGATTATTTTTAATGATATTTGATCATATTCATGAAATGTTTGGATTCATAAACAACATACCTGTGGCATTTAATTGGGTAGGAAGAATAGTAGCGCCTATATTTATATTTATGACAGTACAAGGATTTATTCATACAAGAAATAGAAAAAAATATGCAACAAGACTTTATATAGGATCAGTCCTTATGAATTTGGGAAATTTCTTTATACCAAAATACTTTCAAAGAACAGATAGTTTTGGATTAATGAATAATATATTTACTACACTTTTTGTAATTGTTATATACTTATCTATTATAGAGTATTTAGGAAAAGCTATAAAAGAAAAAAATACTTTAGGAATTGTTAAAGGGATAGGATTGTTCATATTGCCTATAGCTATAGGATTTATAATTATTATGAATATTACAGCACCAGGCATGATGTATATCGTATTTTTAATTCCTACTCCATTATTTGTAGAAGGAGGACCTATATTTATATTGCTTGGAATAATAATATATCTATTTAGAGAGAAAAAGAAAATACTTGTGATAGTATATTCAATTCTAAGTATTATTATTATGTTAGCAGGTGGAGATATTACTATACAAGGACTTTTATTTAAAAATTATCAATGGATGATGATATTTGCAGCACCTTTATTCTATTTATACAATGGCAAAAAGGGCAAAGGCGCTAAATATTTATTCTATGTTTTTTATCCAGCACATATCTATATATTTTATATAATTTCTGTGTATATGATGAAAAAATAA
- a CDS encoding DUF3862 domain-containing protein encodes MKKIILPLCLTVLVLVGCGTKSAVNMKNYNKLQYGMNYNEVKKILGEGKKKKVMKIIKTSSILLVLMNGIMKKVI; translated from the coding sequence ATGAAAAAAATTATTTTACCGTTATGTCTAACTGTACTAGTGTTGGTAGGCTGTGGAACTAAAAGTGCAGTAAATATGAAAAATTATAACAAGCTACAATATGGAATGAATTATAATGAAGTTAAGAAAATTCTGGGAGAAGGTAAAAAAAAAAAGGTAATGAAAATCATAAAAACTTCAAGCATTCTATTAGTACTTATGAATGGGATAATGAAGAAGGTAATATGA
- a CDS encoding methyl-accepting chemotaxis protein yields the protein MKVKNIVRKSIFAKMMFYILTAVLAVFLASGIFLELKTKEIVTKMNYEHLLTEAKAASNQNNEFFKKNEVLVRQMATNQDIIKLMKGVKTRDKVRSHPDYKDVINSLQQIKKMDKNLATVWIGLQDASYLVTQDQWDSPTNWIIKEKPWYKEALKLKPGEVLYTEPYVDSVTGKMVISVIQVVYDEKGTSLGVVAIDVLLDELPSIMEKYKIGKSGFVFLISKKGELVYHPVKEMILKNNMTKEKGEMGDIGRNMVAQKQGTGMYSYKNNHKYVGYYPISSNGWSVAAVIDQSEFNEKVSMVRKLLIISYALGGIIIAALIFLVGKAVVKPIKSLEGYGQKMANLDFTEDISKELVEKEDEIGLLAKAFENVSVNLRDFARKTLESAEQVAASSEELTSTSQQTAEAANEITKTIEEMANSAEDQARQTESGAMNVNVLGETISKNQQMMGSLNEAIEKVDILKNEGVTTLKELVEKTMDSEKISKEVYKVIIDSNKSAEKIENASEMIKSIASQTNLLALNAAIEAARAGESGKGFAVVADEIRKLAEQSNAFTDEIALVINELAVQTEKAVESMEIVSDNTKEQTKSVENTNKKFEGISIAIDEMQKVVQTLNESGKDMESKKNEIIAVIDNLSAISQENAAGTEETVAAVEEQTASISELANASESLAKLAEDMQVSISRFKY from the coding sequence ATGAAGGTTAAAAATATTGTCCGAAAGAGTATCTTCGCCAAAATGATGTTCTATATTCTTACAGCAGTATTGGCTGTGTTTTTAGCTTCTGGTATTTTTTTAGAACTAAAGACTAAAGAGATTGTGACTAAGATGAATTATGAGCATCTTCTGACTGAAGCAAAAGCAGCTTCTAATCAAAACAATGAATTTTTTAAAAAAAATGAAGTTTTAGTAAGACAAATGGCTACAAATCAGGATATTATAAAACTAATGAAGGGTGTAAAGACTAGGGACAAAGTTCGAAGCCATCCAGATTATAAAGATGTAATAAACTCTCTACAGCAAATAAAAAAAATGGATAAAAATCTTGCTACAGTATGGATTGGTCTACAAGATGCTAGTTATTTAGTTACCCAAGATCAGTGGGACTCTCCAACAAATTGGATTATTAAGGAAAAACCTTGGTATAAAGAAGCCTTAAAATTAAAACCTGGGGAAGTGCTTTACACAGAACCTTATGTAGATTCTGTAACAGGAAAGATGGTAATTAGTGTTATACAGGTAGTATATGATGAAAAAGGAACTAGTTTAGGTGTAGTGGCTATAGATGTACTACTTGATGAATTGCCTAGTATTATGGAAAAGTATAAGATTGGTAAAAGTGGATTTGTATTTTTAATAAGTAAAAAAGGGGAACTAGTTTATCATCCTGTAAAAGAAATGATTTTAAAAAATAATATGACAAAAGAAAAAGGAGAAATGGGAGACATAGGAAGAAATATGGTTGCACAAAAGCAAGGTACAGGAATGTACTCTTATAAAAATAACCATAAATATGTAGGGTATTATCCTATATCATCTAATGGATGGTCTGTTGCAGCGGTAATAGACCAAAGTGAATTTAATGAAAAAGTTTCTATGGTAAGAAAATTACTTATTATCTCCTATGCACTAGGAGGAATTATTATTGCAGCGCTAATTTTCCTAGTAGGAAAAGCTGTAGTAAAACCTATTAAAAGTCTTGAAGGATATGGACAGAAAATGGCGAACTTAGATTTTACAGAGGATATATCAAAGGAACTAGTGGAAAAGGAAGATGAAATTGGGCTATTAGCAAAGGCTTTTGAAAATGTTTCTGTAAATTTAAGAGATTTTGCTAGAAAAACTTTAGAAAGTGCAGAGCAGGTAGCAGCTTCCTCAGAGGAGCTTACTTCTACTAGTCAACAAACCGCAGAAGCAGCAAATGAAATTACTAAAACTATAGAGGAAATGGCGAACTCTGCAGAGGATCAAGCAAGGCAAACAGAAAGTGGCGCTATGAATGTAAATGTCCTTGGAGAGACAATTTCAAAAAATCAACAGATGATGGGGAGCTTAAATGAGGCTATAGAAAAAGTAGATATTTTGAAAAATGAAGGGGTAACTACTTTAAAAGAATTAGTAGAAAAGACTATGGATAGCGAAAAGATATCGAAGGAAGTATATAAAGTAATTATTGATAGCAATAAGAGTGCAGAAAAAATTGAAAATGCTAGTGAAATGATAAAAAGTATAGCATCTCAAACTAATCTTTTAGCTTTAAATGCAGCTATTGAGGCCGCTAGAGCGGGAGAATCAGGTAAAGGTTTTGCTGTGGTAGCAGATGAAATAAGAAAATTAGCAGAACAATCTAATGCTTTCACCGATGAAATTGCTTTGGTAATTAATGAATTAGCAGTTCAGACAGAAAAAGCAGTTGAGAGTATGGAAATAGTTAGTGACAATACCAAAGAACAAACTAAGAGTGTAGAAAACACAAATAAAAAATTTGAAGGTATTTCTATAGCTATTGATGAAATGCAGAAAGTAGTACAAACATTAAATGAATCAGGAAAGGATATGGAAAGCAAGAAGAATGAGATAATTGCAGTAATTGATAATTTATCTGCTATTTCCCAGGAAAATGCTGCGGGGACAGAAGAGACAGTGGCTGCAGTAGAAGAACAAACTGCTTCTATTTCAGAACTAGCTAATGCAAGTGAGTCTTTAGCTAAGTTAGCAGAGGATATGCAGGTGAGTATTTCTAGATTTAAATATTAA
- a CDS encoding ribonucleotide-diphosphate reductase subunit beta, whose translation MLKKMIFNEKGQRGTESMINGNTTNLREWNRIKYSWASDFYRTMLNNFWIPEEISLNEDVKQFPYLTDGERNAFDKIISFLNFLDSVQSENLPNISRYITAAEVSSLLNIQTFQEEIHAQSYSYILDTVTNPITRDKIYDQWREDEYLLERNKFIAGIYEKFNKEPEIYNFLRVIMANYILEGIYFYSGFSFFYTLARQGKMTATSTIFKYINRDEVTHLVLFQNIIKELKSENSNIFTEELEEEFREMMRMGVEHEIKWGQYVTNNEILGLNDELIDKYIKYLSNLRLTAIGLKPLYPEINKHPMKWIDSFSKLNSTKTDFFEAKVTNYTKAAAFDFDDLD comes from the coding sequence ATGCTTAAAAAAATGATATTTAACGAAAAGGGTCAACGGGGAACGGAATCAATGATAAATGGAAACACTACTAACTTAAGAGAATGGAATAGAATAAAATATAGTTGGGCCAGCGATTTTTATAGAACAATGCTTAATAATTTTTGGATACCAGAGGAAATTTCTTTAAATGAGGATGTAAAACAATTTCCATACTTAACAGACGGAGAGAGAAATGCCTTTGATAAGATTATTTCTTTTTTAAATTTCCTTGATTCCGTGCAAAGTGAAAATCTTCCTAATATATCAAGATATATAACTGCTGCAGAAGTTTCGTCCCTTTTAAATATTCAAACCTTTCAAGAAGAAATCCATGCACAAAGTTATTCATACATACTTGATACAGTTACAAATCCAATTACTAGAGATAAAATATATGATCAATGGAGAGAAGATGAATATCTTTTAGAAAGAAATAAATTTATAGCAGGCATTTATGAAAAGTTTAATAAAGAACCTGAAATTTATAATTTTTTAAGAGTAATAATGGCAAACTATATATTGGAGGGAATATACTTTTATTCTGGTTTTAGTTTCTTTTACACCTTAGCAAGACAAGGGAAAATGACTGCCACTAGTACAATTTTTAAATATATAAATAGAGATGAAGTTACTCACCTTGTGCTTTTTCAAAATATTATTAAAGAACTAAAAAGTGAAAATTCAAATATTTTTACAGAAGAATTAGAAGAAGAGTTTAGAGAAATGATGAGAATGGGTGTAGAGCATGAAATAAAATGGGGACAGTATGTTACTAATAATGAAATATTAGGTCTTAATGATGAATTAATAGATAAATATATTAAATATCTTTCTAATCTAAGATTAACAGCTATAGGTTTGAAGCCTCTATATCCAGAAATCAATAAACATCCCATGAAGTGGATTGACAGTTTTTCAAAATTAAATAGTACAAAGACTGACTTTTTTGAAGCAAAGGTTACAAACTATACAAAAGCAGCAGCCTTTGATTTTGATGATCTTGATTAA